Genomic window (Gadus morhua chromosome 3, gadMor3.0, whole genome shotgun sequence):
GCCACAGCCAATAAAAGATGTGCTCCATCAAAGAACACCCGAGACTGGCCAATACTACGCTTCAGGAGGGGGACAAGAGGCCGCTGATTGGTGGGAACAACTAGTCCCTGGCCCTTTAAGAGTGACATCAATACTATGCAGAGAAGGGAAGGAAGTGTGATGCAGTGTTACCGTTACTATTGGCCGACATGGACTCAGAATCATGTGTACCATTGCATTTGGAAAATCAGTTTTGTTACGAGTGTTACTGTAAAGATGTAAAAAACAAACAGTTATACCAAAAGATGAGTTACTTTTTACTCTGTTTATTGAGTTGCAAGACACACCGACATGCAGACAGGAGTGAGGACTAATAGACAGATCGCCTTTGTAGTCTCACATGATTATGACATGACACAACTTCAAATGATATTACGGTAATGTAAACGATCTGAAAGAGAGGAGGACGGGAGCTCTGCGATAGGGAAGGCATCCCGACACCACCGTGCTTGTCGATTCCAGCGAAATCTACTGTTCCCTCTTTATTGCAACTGGCACACTTTCCCACCACCGATCCGAAGCACCCTGTGGAACACAAGTCATAATAACCAAAGGTTCATTTCTGGACGGTCGTATGCAAGtgtgctttttgtttttgtcaacATTTGAAATGAGGTGATAGACTTTACATTTTAAGAGGCTGAGTGAtcagtcatcatcatcatcatcctccggGACGAAGATGTCATGCTCCTCCAAAAGAGCTGCAAAGTTCTTGCTGATCAGCGTTCCGACGTAGAGGAAGGGCACCACCACGATGGTCATCCGGATGAGACCAAAGGATGTCTGGACAACACGGAGGAatagggtggggggagagaaatGTACACATTGGGCATCTTGGGAGACAATGTGTGCACCAGGTTCTACAAAGAACAGGGCTGGGAGAGAATACCGTTTGGCTGGTGATGTTAATCCTGGGGCCTTGGCAGGCAATGCAACATGTTTTTATACACACTAGATTTACATGCATAGTGAAGCTTTCaaatgcataataaaaatatatttggccTTAACGCATTGTAGCACTGTCGACCTGCAACTGTTATTGATTGGGGGTAGAGAGCATTTAACTTGCAGGCCCTGCTCCACAATGAAGGCACACAATTCATAAAAAGAACAAGTTGGTGCCATCCATTATAATAAATGCCATTCAGCTCTACAAAGTCCTCATATATGATCGTTGGCGTAAGTAGAGAACGTTTGTTAGGGAATAAAAGCTCAGTAATACTAAACACTGatcacataaaaataattaagcAAAGGACATAAGGCCCCAATATGGCCCTCATAAGGCCCCAATAAGCCCCAAATATGGGGCTGTCTCGAAGTGCTCTAAAACCCTAGTCTCAATGATCGTCCACGGTTGTATTCAGCCGTTGCTTCCATTTCCGGGGCTACCTCTGGCCGATGTTGACGGCTTTTCCGGATCTTTCTACTCCAAATATATCATTGTTATTGGAACACGGTTTTTATATCAGGCGAAATAGTGACAGCACTTTAGGGCAGACTGAAACTACTGCCACTGACCAGAGACGTATTAGGGTGAAATCCCCATCGATTAATTTGCTCAGCTGAACGGTCCGGGACGTATTTGATAAAGGTGGTGTCAACATTCCCTGAGTCACGCCTACACAGTCAGAACCACCTATATTCAGAGTTACAGCCCGATGGCATCCTTAAATACCTACTTTATTCGGTTTCGGTAGGATGGCACCAGACGCGGTTGAAACGACGGTTCGACACGGAACCGCCTTAGAAAGGTTTGATGTTTGGGAGCATTTCTCACGGCCCAGTAATCCAATATGTTTTTTGGCAAGTTGCCGTGAGAAACGCAGTACCGCCGTCGCCATTTTCCCCGAGTGTATAGGGGGGCGGGACGATGGATCTGGAGAtatatttggggggggggttgcttcaGGGCGGTGCTTGACCttgacattttttaaataaatggatTATGTAGGCACCAAAGATAATATCAATATCATAATTATATATTGTCATTCTCAGTCGGTTCATGTATGCATTATAAGATTATGTGCATAATTCATAACGCCAAAGTCGATAAAGTCGATGACGTCGGCTGCCAATCACCCAAGCATCCACAGCGCGCGAGAGAACTGCAGCACTTCCTCAAGGCGAAGAGCGCGTGACGCGGCGGCTGCGCGCAACGAAAGAGGAAgtcgagaggagagggaggacgtTGGACAAACTTTACTTCTAGCTGAATGCTAGAACTGCAATTCAATACTATGATAATCCTGTTACAGACAACTGATGATTCGTCATTTGTTGAATAAAAGGTCTAGCAGCTGGCTTACAAAACACTATTCCGTATTTTGCCACCGCTTTCTTATTTCGACCCGCTCTAGTTCAGACGAAGAGGAAGGCAGCAATCCAGTGGTTTCGAAATAGCGTTGCCTAAACCTGGCTCGACCAACGTGGTTCCCTTCACGTTGTTTAGCCGTGAACAACTTTTTGTTGTACTGGAATAAACAGTAAATTATTACTGTACATAGTAAGCGTGTTTGAAAAATAACTTGGAGTCCTGTGTTAAAAAAGTTGTCCGTGGTGGTCCACGAGCCACATTCGAGGCCTAGGTGAAGGCTGCGTGTGTGACCGTCGGCGTGCATCGGCTTACCATCAACACCGATTAAACATGTCGGCCCAGGCACAAATGCGAGCGATGCTTGACCAGCTCATGGGGACGGGGAGAGACGGTGAGTTTGATTGACGATGCGCTTGTTACGTGGAGCTATGTGGTGCTAACGGCGGGATATGCCTGTTAGCTTCCATGCTAACGTCAGCCAGATGCTGCAATTGAGTCATGCTTTGCATTTGTAGCGTTAGCTTCCCTGTTTGCACGATAGCCTGGTTGTGGGCTACCTGTTGGGTTCGAGTAGACCTGAAGTTAACTGTCAACGAGATATATAAATCGTATTATGGATTCTGTTCTGTTGTATTGAGGAGCCTTATAGTTGGATATTAACGTGTGTGTTGATTGGGTCTCTCGACACCAGTTTATCTTGGATACTCGATCCTAACAGATTCCTGTGTTAAACGAGTTTCAATTCAAATTCGGAATCTCTCAATAGTGTCTTTTGAGAGCACTCTGAGGCGTCAGTGTTCAATGTTATAAGGGGTTTTCATTTTGATCTTGTGTTTTATAGGAGACTCCATGCGGCAGAGAATCAAATTTTCAGATGAGAGGGTCTGCAAGAGTCACCTTCTGGATTCATGTCCCCACGACATTCTGTCAGGCACTGTGAGTACTTGGCCCAAAGTGTTGCACTATTTAAagatatataatatgtattgcAATCTTTCAATATATGTAACATGCCTGAGATTTGTGTATAAATCAATGCCAGTTAAACTTAGTATCCAGATAAAACCAAGATGTTTCCTTCTTAATTGGAAGTCTAACTCTTATTTTAACAGTTCTAATGGCTTGCATTGTTATTCATTTTGTGTCATTATCTTTATTTCGGGGTTATACCTCGCTACTTGTTCATGTTATTGTTATCAATGTTTAATTGTTTCCACAGTCTTGCAAGATTTCAATTCATGGGCCTTATAAACACTCCACTCTGTTGGCTTTTGTGGGGAATAATAACATGATCAGCTTGTAATAGTCTGCCCTGATATGATTTTGACCTCAGAGGATggacctgggcgagtgtgtgaAGGTCCATGACCTGGCCCTTCGAGCTGACTTTGAGATTGCGTCCAAGCAGCAGGAGTACTTCTTTGAGCTGGATGTAAGTTCTGCTGCTGTCGTCAAAACATGTAGCCAATGTTTAGAGAGTACGTTTTGCTGTACCAGAGTCGGGCATCTGTAAAGGATATATCTGAAAATGTCAGTGTTGCTTTCCTGCTGGGCTAAAGTATACATTTCTGAGACCGATGATGAATAATTGTCAGATGAGATTATATGCGTTTTAAGAGTGGATACATAAGTGTCTTTTATAACACTGTTGTATTCATCTGGCATAGTGTGGTAGAGGTAATTTAACTCCTTAAAAGTGCCAGTTTTTCCACCCCTATGGTATTCTAACCACTCTGAACTCTGCTGTGTTGTCAACAACACAACTACAATAACCGCGTCGGTAGCGCAATACATGTAGCTACCTTTTATAAGGTATTGCTACATAGCTAGGGTTAGCATAAACAGCGATTTGATTAATTCGAGAGACGCAACAAGTTCAGCTTCAAACGTAATTCTGTAACTTGCCATGTACTgcagtgttaattttgtcagctattttagatttagtcttagtcttagtcttttgacgaaaatgcttagtatatttagtaacattttagtcattgttttcctttgtagttttagtctagtttagTCGACGAAAAttccttacattttagtcaacttttagtcattacttttagtcaaaatgttttctctttttaaactagttcaattaggctaaccctatgtaggctatatggacacctgctaagttgttccactcaaatagagtactaaagtgaaaacgttacgctgtcctggcaaccggattttcagttctaaacaaccgaacgagagatggtgttctccattgcttccatgtgttgtttctttcaaaattaaaataaatcaatttcaagaggtgaaaatcactaccaatcgaaaaatgtcgaggcgttcatgtattcccctggggtattaaaaggaaaagtttgtaaacgttagtttagtttagttttttttttaatatgaagacaatctattctcaatattacttacatcattggtaaagcaaactcacaaatcaattcgcaaaaagattgttccttttctataaaaggtttgtgtgcCATAGGATTTCCCCGTGTTAATTTGGttgtgtagaaccgaaaatctgttgctctcgaaacgtgacgtcacactttactacttttgtctgttcagccttcaaaacgatagctggtaaattgtgaaaaatgcattaaactgtaatcagaaaacgcggttatatgctataaacccgatagtatcttgggtataaaggctgggatgaatttcaaagtccaccttatgttgaagtatagaccgtggcgattcccattgaaacgaatggcgcggtgattttcttcaaaacgagagccggtaaattgtgaaaaatgaattaaactgtaatcagacaacgcggttatatgctatagaccctagtatctgtggaataaaagctgggaagaatttcgaatcatgtacaatgcataacgttagctcatagctgagtggaccatacctcccgttgccaagtcgtagctaaggtccgtcctatttactggaggagtgaacagttgcataagaaccttacgggagtgtactgattggaaaatatcgtgcattttgaatgtccaaacagcacaccaataacattttcgtcctgtctcgtctcgtcaacgaaaacaatatgacatttcgtcatcgtttttattatcacagatctatttttagctcgtcaacgtctcgtcttagtcacggaaaaaaggtcgttgacgaacatttttcgtcatatttttcgttaacgaaattaacactgATGTACTGTCTCCAGCCGTGGAAAGCAACAACAATGTTTACTCTTGTCTTGCTTGTATTGCTGTCATTTCTTTCTTTACCCTGATCGACAGGAGGCGTGAAGGAATAGAAAGAAAATGATAGACTGATATTCCGTGAGACTACAATGGATTACATTACACACTTTGATAAGACTAACTTTGATAAACAGATATAAGTATGGATTTTTGAACACTATTTCAAGCGTTCAATTTGTCTAGGTAGTGGTGGTCAAACTCAGGGTTTAATTTAATAACTAGTGCAGTGCCCATTCTAAAATGCCTATTGGCGACGTGATTGCGCTCACAGCCAACACCCTCTCACCaccaaccctccctccctccccaggccgCCGAGCATCTCCAGTCCTTCATCGCCGACTGCGACCGCAGAACCGAGTTGGCCAAGAAGAGGCTGGCCGAGACCCAGGACGAGATCAGCGCCGAAGTGGCTGCCAAGGTGACCCTTCAGTCCACACGTCACAGCCTCAGGGTCTATTTCGCAACCCCTTGCGGGGGGCCCAATAGCCGGGGTCCTCGCTGAAAGATGACCCCAGGTGCAATGTTCCAGAGGGCTGTTGGATGCACTTCACCCTCATGGTAGGGCGGTGACTATGAAGTTGGCGTCGGTTCACTCATTGATGCCAATTCTGGTTTTCGTTACACATGAAACGGGAGACTGAATGTTCCTGCTTCGAGCAGGCAAGATCACACTAACGCTCACTGGAGAAATTAGGTTAAAAGACAATGCGCTCGGTTGAGAGTTACCTTGGTGAAGCTAGCAATGGTTAGCAATGGGATTTGGGATTTTTCAACCAGGACCCTATTTTCCTACAAGACTAATGCAGACAAGAATTGGATTTCACAAAGTGTAGTTCAgtgtttataaataaatatatctctaaaaataaataatactggAGGTAGTGGGTTGGGAATGTATTGAGAATAGGGACATTTCCTGCCACAAAGATAATTCAGAGCGAGACCTCTCCTTGAGCGAGATGGTTAGAAACTAttaacacaccaaaaaaaaaaatctttcagTCACCAATCGAATCTGAGGGCCATAGCCTGTGAAACGTAAACCATTTTACACAGTTTAACATGGTAACAAGTGAGAAATTGCTGCCCTAGTTCTTTTTCAAATCGTTGTCAATGTGACCTTTTTTGCTTTTCAGTGGTATATTTGGTGGGAGAGTTCTTTTTGGGCATACTTTAGAAGTTTTCAGTGAAGGCCCCgtcatacttttttttaaaatcaTTAAAGACCAGGTTTAAATGCAGAATCACAGAATAAATTCATCAAGGAAACGTATTCCCAGGGTATTTTATCGTACGAGTCCTTGTAATGAACTTCTCCTGTGTGTCCGGGCTGGGTCCAGTCCTGGGTCTATATTCTTTGCACATCAGACCTGGGTTTTAACGGGTGGTTCCCGTCTCTCCGGGGCTTCAGGCGGAGCGCGTCCACGAGCTGAACGAGGAGATCGGGAAGCTGCTGGCCCGGGCGGAGCAGCTGGGTGGGGAGGGCAACGTGGACGAGGCCCAGCAGGtcctggagaaggtggagaagaCCCGCGCCCTGAAGAAAGAGGCTGAGGTTAGTGCAACATTTGTAAACATTTGCACGTACCCCTTGAGCGTGGAGGGGGTTGCTAAAAGGCTGGCAGAAAATCGATAACTGCTATAGCATGATCCGGAACATTTGTTCTGGAAACGTATTCATGCATTAGTCTGTTTCAGATGCACTCCATGCTTGCTGTGCCCTGGTTAACAGTGGGATGTTGTCTTGCAGGATGTATACAGAAACTCCATGCCGGCCTCCAGCTTCCAGCAGCAGAAGTTGAGGGTGTGCGAGGTGTGCTCCGCCTACTTGGGTCTCCATGACAACGATCGCCGCTTGGCCGACCATTTTGGGGGCAAACTTCACCTGGGTTTCATTGAGATTCGCGAAAAGCTTGACAGGCTGAGGGTAAGAACCATTTAATACTGACTTGCAGTGCAAAGTGATGCAGGCTCAATGTAAGACCAGATAAAGTACTTAATGTCATTTGTTTACAATGTTTATTCAGTTTGTACTTGCTGTTCTGCAGCTAATGTCCCAGAAAATAACACTATAATTTGTGGGTTTCAGAAAGCGGTGGTCGAGAAAcaggagaggatgaggatgagacgGCGGGAGGAGCGAGACcgcgaggaggagaaggagcgagagGGCGAGCTGGAGCgggaacgagagcgagagagcgagcgagagcgcgagagggaACAccagcgcgagagagagcgagaatggGAGCAGGGCCGAAGGAGGTGAGGGCCACGTGGCGGTTCTCCGTTGACAAACACTTCCACTTCCCTCGATGCGACTTTAATAATCCCGGCGTGTTCTGTTCCCTTAGGTCAAGGTCTCGGAGTGGAGAGCGATACAGGTACTTCCCCTTTTAACACAAGACTACAGCTGTCATCCCCATCCGCGGCGAAGCTCGCCGTCACAATAAGGCCttgtgctgtgttccaatatccatacatccatgagtacacttaaacgtagtacactatccgcactcactaagtgtggtaattttcagatgtcagtgttgttccaaatcgaatactccgtggagcactaaccggaaattacgatcgcAACTGCCGCTGCGGCTCCTCCCCTGTAAAAAACATCCCACTTTGAACgttgaactctttacgcctagcggCTACAAAAAGCTACAAAAGCAGGTTATGTGGAAAATGCACcaactttggctcagcctggctccggccttttccgctacgtagctaaaaTGGCTGCCGTTCAGTACGAAAAGTGTCGATCAACACTTTGcagtttgaccgttttgagtacaccatctgggtcctttcagtacacttattttcgcccgatccgaattggaacgccctacgtTCTCAAGCTAAGGCTAATAAGTatggatagtatggatattggagcACATCACTGGTCTTTGAGCTTTTTCCCAGGTCCGTTCTATCATTTGGTTCTGACGACGTTCTCTGCCTCAGGGACGGAGGCGGGTCGTCCTCACACCGCTCCCGACGCCACCGCTCCTCCCGCTCCAGAGAGGAGGgtggtgagagggggggagccgagagaggaggaggaggaggcggcggcgagCGGGGCGGCGAGCGGGGCGGCGGCGGAAGTgagcggggcggcggcggcggcagtgaGCGGGGCGGCGGCAGTGAGCGGGAGAGGAAACACCGACACAAGGAGAGGCACCGCTCTCGCTCGCACTCCCACAGGAGCAAGAGGAAGAGGTGAGAGCGCCCAGCCATGACTCGTGTGTCTTCACGATAACCCATTTCCCCCCGTGGTCCAGGGCAGGGCTTGTATTCATGAGGCTACGACTCAAGGGGTGCCATGGTAAGATTCATATGGGGACCATCAAGCATGCATGGATCGTGGACACGGGGCTCTGATGGCGTAGAGCATTGTAGATGTGCTGGGGACATGGTTCCCTCATGGGAGATCTTAGTGCTACGGTGCATGTCTTCAGTGAACTGATCGCGTGCCCCACCCCCCCAGGTCCTCAGTGGACGCAGCGCCCCAGCCCGAGGCGGAGCGCTCCCTGTCCCAGGAGCAGCgctggacggagggagggggagccagCGTGAAGCAGGAGCAGCGGCCGGAGTACggggagtgggaggagaagggagaggacagGTCGTACTCCCCGGACAtggtcagagagaaggagaaggagcgggAGCGATCGCTGTCCTACGAGAGGGACCACCGCTCCAGCTCCGAGGAGAGGGAGTCCGGAGAAATATGAGCGGCAGGAAAACCTTGGAAGTTGTTTGGATGTATTATTTAGTTAAATGCAGCAGGTAATCTTTGGGGCTATGTcggt
Coding sequences:
- the smdt1b gene encoding essential MCU regulator, mitochondrial; this translates as MATAVLRFSRQLAKKHIGLLGREKCSQTSNLSKAVPCRTVVSTASGAILPKPNKTSFGLIRMTIVVVPFLYVGTLISKNFAALLEEHDIFVPEDDDDDD
- the zgc:158803 gene encoding putative RNA-binding protein Luc7-like 1; the encoded protein is MSAQAQMRAMLDQLMGTGRDGDSMRQRIKFSDERVCKSHLLDSCPHDILSGTRMDLGECVKVHDLALRADFEIASKQQEYFFELDAAEHLQSFIADCDRRTELAKKRLAETQDEISAEVAAKAERVHELNEEIGKLLARAEQLGGEGNVDEAQQVLEKVEKTRALKKEAEDVYRNSMPASSFQQQKLRVCEVCSAYLGLHDNDRRLADHFGGKLHLGFIEIREKLDRLRKAVVEKQERMRMRRREERDREEEKEREGELERERERESEREREREHQREREREWEQGRRRSRSRSGERYRDGGGSSSHRSRRHRSSRSREEGGERGGAERGGGGGGGERGGERGGGGSERGGGGGSERGGGSERERKHRHKERHRSRSHSHRSKRKRSSVDAAPQPEAERSLSQEQRWTEGGGASVKQEQRPEYGEWEEKGEDRSYSPDMVREKEKERERSLSYERDHRSSSEERESGEI